The following proteins are encoded in a genomic region of Drosophila miranda strain MSH22 chromosome 4, D.miranda_PacBio2.1, whole genome shotgun sequence:
- the LOC108164276 gene encoding pseudouridine-5'-phosphatase isoform X1 has protein sequence MCNRCCQPVGCAPSCCEPNICYCIFDLESSVFDTRNVYRRALIELAARYDREVPEVLLLQVGVMATGEMAELIVRKCKIPVSWEQFLLQVNERASELIGNPPLMEGVERLVRHLKKCCIGMALISSSCEALYCQKIRGREAFFQHFETLVCADDPQLKQPKPEPDVYLIAMSRLGEADASSTLVFDGTIKGVQAASDARLKVVMVPEKGLPQCWSERAAVRLETLAQFRPEWFGIAPLSREAPPPKPKPKPRARSSLSKAQQESTEEGETEGEGSEEGKDGEPGKKDEGPEKKEEQPQKKEPEPQRKEAEPEKKDEYKPEPRDDNDDGPGADDDGDPNKAGGRNWDRVRSSVRRSLKPLKRKSSLRTETTEEKPPAKR, from the exons ATGTGCAACAGATGCTGCCAACCCGTGGGCTGTGCCCCAAGCTGCTGTGAGCCGAACATTTGCTACTGCATCTTCGACCTGGAGAGTTCGGTGTTCG ATACCCGCAACGTCTATCGACGAGCCCTCATCGAACTGGCGGCCAGGTACGATCGCGAGGTGCCggaggtgctgctgctgcaggtgGGGGTCATGGCCACGGGCGAGATGGCGGAGCTGATTGTCCGCAAGTGCAAGATACCCGTGTCCTGGGAGCAGTTCCTGCTGCAGGTCAACGAGCGGGCCTCGGAGCTGATCGGCAATCCGCCCCTGATGGAGGGCGTGGAGCGACTCGTCCGCCACCTGAAGAAGTGCTGCATCGGCATGGCTCTGATCAGCTCCAGCTGCGAGGCCCTCTACTGCCAGAAGATCCGCGGCCGGGAGGCCTTCTTCCAACACTTTGAGACGCTGGTCTGCGCCGACGATCCGCAGCTGAAGCAGCCCAAGCCGGAGCCGGATGTCTACCTGATTGCCATGTCCCGGCTGGGGGAGGCCGACGCCAGCAGCACCCTGGTCTTCGACGGGACCATCAAGGGCGTGCAGGCGGCATCGGATGCCCGCTTGAAGGTGGTCATGGTGCCCGAGAAGGGCCTGCCCCAGTGCTGGTCCGAGCGGGCGGCCGTGCGCCTCGAGACACTCGCGCAGTTCAGGCCCGAATGGTTCGGCATCGCCCCGCTCAGCAGAGAAGCGCCTCCTCCCAAGCCCAAGCCGAAGCCCAGGGCAAGGTCGAGCCTGTCTAAGGCCCAGCAAGAGTCCACCGAAGAGGGGGAGACCGAAGGAGAGGGCTCAGAAGAGGGAAAAGATGGGGAGCCTGGGAAAAAAGACGAGGGGCCTGAGAAAAAGGAAGAGCAGCCGCAGAAAAAAGAACCGGAGCCTCAGAGAAAAGAAGCCGAGCCAGAGAAAAAAGACGAGTATAAACCGGAGCCCAGGGACGATAATGATGACGGGCCCGGCGCGGATGACGATGGCGATCCGAATAAAGCTGGCGGGAGGAACTG GGATAGAGTGAGGAGCTCGGTGCGGAGATCGTTGAAGCCCTTGAAACGGAAATCGTCCCTGAGGACCGAAACAACAGAGGAGAAACCGCCTGCCAAGCGATAA
- the LOC108164276 gene encoding pseudouridine-5'-phosphatase isoform X2, translating to MCNRCCQPVGCAPSCCEPNICYCIFDLESSVFDTRNVYRRALIELAARYDREVPEVLLLQVGVMATGEMAELIVRKCKIPVSWEQFLLQVNERASELIGNPPLMEGVERLVRHLKKCCIGMALISSSCEALYCQKIRGREAFFQHFETLVCADDPQLKQPKPEPDVYLIAMSRLGEADASSTLVFDGTIKGVQAASDARLKVVMVPEKGLPQCWSERAAVRLETLAQFRPEWFGIAPLSREAPPPKPKPKPRARSSLSKAQQESTEEGETEGEGSEEGKDGEPGKKDEGPEKKEEQPQKKEPEPQRKEAEPEKKDEYKPEPRDDNDDGPGADDDGDPNKAGGRN from the exons ATGTGCAACAGATGCTGCCAACCCGTGGGCTGTGCCCCAAGCTGCTGTGAGCCGAACATTTGCTACTGCATCTTCGACCTGGAGAGTTCGGTGTTCG ATACCCGCAACGTCTATCGACGAGCCCTCATCGAACTGGCGGCCAGGTACGATCGCGAGGTGCCggaggtgctgctgctgcaggtgGGGGTCATGGCCACGGGCGAGATGGCGGAGCTGATTGTCCGCAAGTGCAAGATACCCGTGTCCTGGGAGCAGTTCCTGCTGCAGGTCAACGAGCGGGCCTCGGAGCTGATCGGCAATCCGCCCCTGATGGAGGGCGTGGAGCGACTCGTCCGCCACCTGAAGAAGTGCTGCATCGGCATGGCTCTGATCAGCTCCAGCTGCGAGGCCCTCTACTGCCAGAAGATCCGCGGCCGGGAGGCCTTCTTCCAACACTTTGAGACGCTGGTCTGCGCCGACGATCCGCAGCTGAAGCAGCCCAAGCCGGAGCCGGATGTCTACCTGATTGCCATGTCCCGGCTGGGGGAGGCCGACGCCAGCAGCACCCTGGTCTTCGACGGGACCATCAAGGGCGTGCAGGCGGCATCGGATGCCCGCTTGAAGGTGGTCATGGTGCCCGAGAAGGGCCTGCCCCAGTGCTGGTCCGAGCGGGCGGCCGTGCGCCTCGAGACACTCGCGCAGTTCAGGCCCGAATGGTTCGGCATCGCCCCGCTCAGCAGAGAAGCGCCTCCTCCCAAGCCCAAGCCGAAGCCCAGGGCAAGGTCGAGCCTGTCTAAGGCCCAGCAAGAGTCCACCGAAGAGGGGGAGACCGAAGGAGAGGGCTCAGAAGAGGGAAAAGATGGGGAGCCTGGGAAAAAAGACGAGGGGCCTGAGAAAAAGGAAGAGCAGCCGCAGAAAAAAGAACCGGAGCCTCAGAGAAAAGAAGCCGAGCCAGAGAAAAAAGACGAGTATAAACCGGAGCCCAGGGACGATAATGATGACGGGCCCGGCGCGGATGACGATGGCGATCCGAATAAAGCTGGCGGGAGGAACTG A
- the LOC108164116 gene encoding chromobox protein homolog 3-like, translated as MAELIVRKSLKAKKQTMKRAAKGPPAKNTRSKRKTIMAADSEGTGGFERGLEPAEILGANVNSSGQIMFLMKWKGSDCADLVSAKVANIKCPQLVIAFYEERLVWINKNGTPPGRTAGGSDDEEEENDEDENQKSDDGDGEPAIGETDN; from the coding sequence ATGGCGGAGCTGATTGTCCGCAAGTCGCTAAAAGCCAAAAAGCAGACAATGAAGCGGGCAGCAAAAGGGCCTCCTGCCAAAAACACACGCAGCAAGCGCAAGACCATCATGGCGGCCGATAGCGAGGGGACCGGGGGGTTCGAGCGCGGCTTGGAGCCGGCAGAGATACTGGGCGCCAACGTCAACTCGTCGGGTCAAATCATGTTCCTGATGAAATGGAAGGGCAGCGACTGTGCCGATTTGGTGAGTGCCAAGGTGGCCAACATAAAATGTCCACAGCTGGTCATTGCCTTCTACGAGGAGCGCCTGGTCTGGATAAATAAGAACGGCACCCCCCCTGGCCGCACTGCAGGCGGATCAGACGACGAAGAGGAAGAGAATGACGAGGACGAGAACCAGAAGTCGGATGATGGAGATGGCGAGCCTGCAATCGGAGAAACCGACAACTGA
- the LOC108164114 gene encoding probable pseudouridine-5'-phosphatase, translating into MSELVSSSRHCCFRPVTHCIFELDGLLLDSERLNTRAVQQILDPFGHIYGFDLKLRCMGKPSPESADMIIDSYGLPLSRTQFQRLHRLHSRNHLGSVGLMPGAERLLRHLHASHVPMALETSGSRESYDLKVRPHAQLFEVFQHAVVGGSDSEVKRCKPSPDIFLTAAARFKDPPEPENCLVLESSLLGMEAALAAGMQVVLVPDPLLSIRLSAPATLRLRSLEAFRPQYFGLPPF; encoded by the coding sequence ATGTCGGAATTGGTTTCCTCGTCGCGGCACTGCTGCTTCCGACCCGTGACCCACTGCATCTTCGAGCTGGACGGCCTCCTGCTCGACAGCGAGCGCCTGAACACGCGGGCGGTGCAGCAGATCCTCGACCCCTTCGGCCACATCTACGGGTTCGACCTGAAGCTGCGGTGCATGGGCAAGCCCTCCCCGGAGTCGGCGGACATGATCATCGACAGCTACGGCCTGCCCCTCAGCCGCACGCAGTTCCAGCGCCTCCACAGGCTCCACAGTCGGAACCACTTGGGGTCCGTGGGCCTGATGCCCGGCGCGGAGCGCCTCCTGCGCCACCTGCACGCCTCCCACGTGCCCATGGCCCTGGAGACGAGCGGCAGTCGAGAGTCGTACGACCTCAAGGTGCGTCCCCACGCCCAGCTCTTCGAGGTCTTCCAGCACGCGGTCGTCGGCGGCTCCGACTCGGAGGTGAAGCGGTGCAAGCCCTCTCCGGATATATTCCTCACAGCCGCCGCTCGCTTCAAGGATCCCCCGGAGCCGGAGAACTGCCTGGTGCTGGAGTCCTCGCTACTGGGCATGGAGGCTGCCTTGGCCGCCGGCATGCAGGTTGTGCTCGTGCCGGATCCCCTGCTCTCCATTCGACTCAGTGCTCCGGCCACACTGAGGCTCCGCTCGCTGGAGGCCTTCAGGCCGCAGTACTTTGGACTGCCCCCCTTCTGA
- the LOC108164113 gene encoding pseudouridine-5'-phosphatase has product MASRACYKPVTHIIFDSDGTVLDTENMYSDVINEIVAPFGKTYTYEMKLRYMGMPALQSARQLVEELQLPLTPVEYLKIFDSVVYGRINNVQLLPGVKDLMLHLHDHRIPMAIATSSVQAAFHTKSQPHRDLFPALHHVVCGDDPELRPGRGKPHPDIFLLAASRFHPAPDAGQCLVFEDSPNGLQAGIAAGMQVVMIPDPRVPAEQRSGATQVLDSMADFEPQLFGLPHYDTCSKFEFG; this is encoded by the exons ATGGCTTCCAGGGCCTGCTACAAGCCCGTCACGCACATCATCTTCGACAGCGATGGGACCGTCTTGG ACACCGAAAACATGTACTCGGATGTGATCAACGAGATCGTGGCGCCGTTCGGCAAGACCTACACGTACGAGATGAAGCTGCGGTACATGGGCATGCCGGCCCTCCAGTCCGCCCGGCAGCTGGTCGAGGAGCTGCAGCTGCCGCTGACGCCGGTCGAGTACCTGAAGATATTCGACTCCGTGGTCTACGGACGCATCAACAATGTCCAGCTGCTGCCGGGGGTCAAGGACCTGATGCTGCACCTCCACGATCACCGCATTCCCATGGCCATAGCCACGAGCTCGGTGCAGGCCGCCTTCCACACCAAGTCGCAGCCGCACAGGGACCTGTTCCCCGCCCTGCACCACGTGGTCTGTGGCGATGACCCGGAGCTGCGGCCGGGCCGGGGCAAGCCCCACCCGGACATCTTCCTGCTGGCCGCCTCCCGCTTCCACCCGGCGCCGGACGCCGGCCAGTGTCTGGTCTTCGAGGACTCGCCCAACGGCCTGCAGGCGGGCATCGCCGCCGGCATGCAGGTGGTGATGATCCCCGATCCCCGGGTGCCGGCGGAGCAGCGGAGTGGCGCCACGCAGGTGCTCGACTCGATGGCGGACTTCGAGCCCCAGCTTTTCGGCCTGCCCCACTACGACACCTGTTCAAAGTTCGAGTTCGGGTAG